A window of Patescibacteria group bacterium contains these coding sequences:
- a CDS encoding glycosyltransferase family 1 protein, with amino-acid sequence MNIAIDSRPYFEKQKDGISGYFTNLLDNIVKIDHSNDYTLFVNEDCANNFDSRKIDLKILKNPKMCWPQTRLTYHFLTNKDKFDLFFAPAHSIPFYTGCKKVAVIHDLAYKKFREYFTNFDYIMLSKLTTNFAIKYSDHLIADSISTKNDIIEFYDVKPEKISVIYLGYDKNKFYRRSSEEIEKTKIRYKINNDYIIFVGTLQKRKNVERLIRAYDLLVKKGRKEKLVIVGKKGWLYDDIFNAVSELRLKDNVIFTDYVPENDLSALISGAKCFVLPSLYEGFGLPLLEAMACGTPVVTSNVSSLPEICSDAGILINNPYSIEEIAERILGLIDDDLLRSNLSSKGLERARLFSWEKCAKQTLEVLTRVNEQ; translated from the coding sequence ATGAACATAGCAATTGATTCAAGGCCATATTTTGAGAAACAGAAAGATGGAATATCTGGATATTTTACTAATCTATTAGATAATATTGTCAAAATTGATCATAGTAATGATTATACTTTGTTTGTTAATGAGGATTGTGCTAATAATTTTGATTCAAGAAAGATTGATTTGAAGATATTGAAGAATCCCAAAATGTGCTGGCCTCAAACTAGACTAACTTACCATTTTTTGACGAATAAAGATAAATTTGATTTGTTTTTTGCACCAGCTCACTCTATCCCCTTTTATACAGGCTGCAAAAAAGTAGCAGTTATCCATGACTTGGCTTACAAAAAATTTAGAGAATATTTTACAAATTTTGATTATATAATGCTGTCTAAATTGACAACTAATTTTGCAATAAAATATTCTGATCATTTAATTGCTGATTCAATATCAACAAAAAACGATATTATTGAATTCTATGACGTTAAGCCAGAAAAAATTTCTGTTATCTATCTTGGTTATGATAAGAATAAATTTTATAGAAGATCGAGCGAAGAAATTGAGAAAACTAAGATAAGATATAAAATAAATAATGACTACATTATTTTTGTTGGAACGTTGCAAAAAAGAAAGAATGTCGAAAGATTAATTAGAGCTTATGATTTGCTAGTGAAAAAAGGAAGAAAAGAAAAACTTGTTATTGTTGGTAAAAAGGGCTGGCTATATGATGATATTTTTAATGCAGTTTCGGAACTTAGACTAAAAGACAATGTCATATTTACTGATTATGTTCCTGAAAATGATTTATCAGCATTGATTTCTGGCGCAAAATGTTTTGTTCTTCCTTCTCTGTATGAAGGTTTTGGCTTGCCTCTTTTAGAAGCAATGGCATGCGGAACTCCGGTAGTTACGTCAAATGTTTCTTCACTTCCTGAGATTTGCTCTGATGCCGGCATCTTGATTAACAATCCATATTCTATTGAAGAAATTGCAGAAAGAATTTTGGGTTTGATTGATGATGATTTATTGAGAAGTAATCTTTCTTCAAAAGGTCTAGAGCG
- the gmd gene encoding GDP-mannose 4,6-dehydratase has protein sequence MKQALITGITGQDGSYLAELLLSKGYKVFGMVRRSSTETVGRISHIMDKLELIQGDLTDQNSLRSALQQSNPSEVYNLAAQSFVPTSWNQPILTGSVTALGVTNILEAIRQTCPNAKFYQASSSEMFGKVREVPQNEDTPFYPRSPYGVAKAYGHFITVNYRESYGMFACSGILFNHESPRRGLEFVTRKITDGVAKIKLGLASELRMGNIDSKRDWGFAGDYVEMMWKMLQQNQPDDYVIASGETHSVREFCEIAFAHVGLNYRDYVHVDEKFVRPAEVDLLVGDPSKARKILGWKAKVSFKELVTMMVDADIARLKEQSKSAEMLKYQKLNFGSKGDINLAALKTNIIKPNA, from the coding sequence ATGAAACAAGCATTAATAACAGGAATAACTGGACAAGATGGATCATATTTAGCTGAATTATTATTATCTAAAGGTTACAAGGTTTTTGGAATGGTTAGACGTTCTAGCACTGAAACAGTTGGCAGAATCAGCCATATCATGGATAAACTTGAACTGATTCAAGGAGATTTGACTGATCAAAATTCATTAAGAAGCGCTTTGCAACAATCAAATCCTTCTGAAGTATACAATCTTGCTGCTCAATCTTTTGTACCAACTTCTTGGAATCAACCTATTTTAACAGGATCTGTAACAGCTTTGGGTGTTACAAATATTTTGGAAGCAATTAGACAAACTTGTCCAAATGCAAAATTTTATCAAGCTTCGTCTTCGGAAATGTTTGGAAAAGTAAGGGAAGTTCCGCAGAACGAAGATACTCCTTTTTATCCTCGTTCTCCTTATGGCGTTGCGAAAGCTTATGGACATTTTATTACTGTTAATTATCGCGAAAGTTATGGAATGTTTGCTTGTTCTGGAATTTTATTTAATCATGAATCGCCAAGAAGAGGCTTGGAATTTGTAACAAGAAAAATTACTGATGGTGTAGCTAAAATAAAATTAGGCTTGGCGTCTGAATTACGTATGGGAAATATAGATTCCAAAAGAGATTGGGGTTTTGCTGGCGACTATGTTGAGATGATGTGGAAAATGTTGCAACAAAATCAGCCAGATGATTATGTTATTGCCTCTGGTGAAACACATTCTGTTCGAGAATTTTGTGAAATTGCTTTTGCTCATGTTGGTTTGAATTATCGAGATTATGTTCATGTTGACGAAAAATTTGTTAGACCTGCAGAAGTTGATCTTCTTGTTGGTGATCCAAGCAAGGCAAGGAAAATCTTAGGATGGAAAGCAAAAGTCAGCTTTAAGGAACTTGTAACAATGATGGTTGATGCTGATATTGCAAGATTGAAAGAGCAAAGTAAGTCAGCAGAAATGTTGAAATATCAAAAATTGAATTTTGGAAGCAAAGGTGATATCAATCTAGCAGCTCTTAAAACTAATATTATAAAACCTAACGCATAA
- a CDS encoding GDP-mannose 4,6-dehydratase — MMKKKALITGISGFVGPYLAKELLKYKYEVFGIDRTGTSNKELVTSKILKCDLLDKKNVFQVINKIKPDFVFHLAGFSSVKDSWDKPELCRKINVEGTKNLLDAIVKLNINPKILVITSAEVYGKPKVLPLKESFELHPESPYAKSRVEQEKLLLNYKNLDWIVSRSFNHTGPGQQPIFVIPEFAKQLAEIKLKKSEPEIFVGNLDAKRDFSDVRDVVAAYRILLEKGKSHETYNVCSGKSYVIKSLLSKMIKMSGKKVKVVIDKNKFRPVDIMDLKGDNKKFRKLGFKFKYNIDKTLKDSLNWWIKNN, encoded by the coding sequence ATGATGAAAAAGAAAGCTTTAATAACAGGAATATCAGGATTTGTCGGACCATATTTGGCAAAAGAATTGCTAAAATATAAATATGAGGTTTTTGGAATAGACAGAACTGGAACAAGTAATAAGGAACTAGTAACTAGTAAGATTTTAAAATGCGATTTGTTGGATAAAAAAAATGTTTTTCAAGTTATAAATAAAATTAAGCCAGATTTTGTTTTTCATCTTGCTGGTTTTAGTTCTGTTAAAGATAGTTGGGACAAACCGGAATTATGTAGAAAAATAAATGTTGAAGGCACTAAGAATTTGCTCGATGCAATTGTTAAATTAAATATTAATCCTAAAATATTAGTTATTACTTCTGCTGAAGTTTATGGCAAGCCAAAAGTATTGCCTCTTAAAGAATCTTTTGAATTGCATCCGGAAAGTCCTTATGCAAAATCAAGAGTTGAGCAAGAAAAATTATTATTAAATTATAAAAATCTAGATTGGATTGTTTCACGCAGTTTTAATCATACTGGGCCAGGCCAACAACCTATTTTTGTTATTCCAGAATTTGCTAAGCAATTAGCAGAGATAAAGTTGAAAAAATCAGAACCTGAAATTTTTGTCGGTAATTTAGATGCAAAACGTGATTTTAGCGATGTTCGAGATGTTGTCGCTGCTTATCGAATTTTACTTGAAAAAGGAAAAAGCCATGAGACCTATAATGTTTGTTCCGGCAAGTCTTATGTAATTAAGAGCTTGCTTTCAAAAATGATTAAAATGTCTGGAAAGAAAGTTAAGGTTGTTATTGATAAAAATAAGTTTAGGCCAGTTGATATTATGGATTTAAAAGGAGACAATAAAAAGTTTAGAAAACTTGGTTTTAAATTCAAATATAATATCGATAAGACTTTGAAAGATAGTTTGAATTGGTGGATTAAAAATAATTAG
- a CDS encoding methyltransferase domain-containing protein, producing MKSQYNFGGSELDVYKTQKYFLNFFAGRKNVLDLGCGRGVFMEMLKGINVKSIGVDNSDESIKCCKEKNLNVYKSNIVDFLNKNKNKFDGIFLGHIIEHFSVNDAKHLLHSCYNSLSDEGVLGIITPNSASFQVMSEIFWLDPTHVRPYPLLLLSDLLKEQGFKIVDSCSLISANSIYDYLKRSFESIINLKITGINSYIVAKK from the coding sequence ATGAAATCTCAATATAATTTTGGTGGCTCAGAATTAGATGTCTATAAAACTCAAAAATATTTTTTGAATTTTTTTGCAGGTCGCAAAAATGTTCTAGATCTAGGTTGTGGTCGAGGAGTTTTTATGGAAATGTTAAAAGGAATTAACGTTAAATCAATCGGGGTTGACAATAGCGATGAATCAATAAAATGTTGCAAAGAAAAAAACTTGAATGTTTATAAGAGTAATATTGTAGATTTTTTGAACAAAAATAAAAATAAGTTTGACGGCATATTCTTGGGGCATATCATTGAACACTTTTCCGTTAACGATGCAAAGCATTTATTGCATTCCTGCTATAATTCTTTGTCCGACGAAGGAGTTTTGGGTATTATAACTCCTAATTCTGCTTCGTTTCAGGTTATGTCAGAAATATTCTGGCTTGATCCAACTCATGTTCGACCATATCCATTACTCTTGCTTTCTGATTTATTGAAAGAACAGGGTTTTAAAATTGTTGATTCATGCAGTCTTATTTCTGCTAATAGCATATACGATTATCTAAAACGCAGTTTTGAGAGCATTATTAATTTAAAAATTACTGGGATAAATTCTTATATAGTAGCAAAAAAATGA
- a CDS encoding glycosyltransferase gives MKVAIVRGATINKWEMQNYEPLAKNFSVEGIYAKPQFFKTEDIKLPLMNFFSLAKPINDSKIGHYFGEFFFGNIDYPFFLTKYLSKFDIINTIETFNPYTIQSLDSKKKNPKQKVIVTVWENIPFNNEFFNKQRLNKKKTLKEADHFIATSIRAKEALILEGADPKKITVLYMGIDLNRFKPQSKDTEMLNRLGFKKNDFIILCIGRLVWEKGIQDVLKSVASIIRKNSKVKLLIVGDGPMSKKITSLSKKMKIDKNIRLIKNFPYQDLPKVHNLADIFVLPSIPVKQWQEQFGMVFIESMACAKPVISTLSGSIPEVIGDAGILVSPADSYELSKKIDLLYKNKNLRIELGTKARKRALDLFDCQKAGEKISQIFQKVYNQN, from the coding sequence ATGAAAGTCGCAATAGTACGTGGAGCAACAATCAATAAATGGGAAATGCAAAATTACGAGCCTCTCGCAAAAAATTTTAGCGTAGAAGGAATTTATGCAAAGCCACAATTTTTTAAAACAGAAGATATAAAATTACCGCTTATGAATTTTTTTTCTCTGGCAAAACCAATTAATGATTCAAAAATTGGCCATTATTTTGGTGAATTCTTTTTTGGCAATATAGATTATCCTTTTTTTCTAACAAAATATTTATCAAAATTCGATATTATAAATACAATTGAAACATTTAATCCTTATACTATCCAATCGCTAGATTCAAAAAAGAAAAATCCTAAGCAGAAAGTTATTGTAACAGTATGGGAAAATATACCATTTAATAATGAATTTTTCAATAAACAACGATTAAACAAGAAAAAAACATTGAAAGAAGCGGATCATTTTATTGCAACCTCGATTCGTGCAAAAGAAGCATTGATACTAGAAGGCGCTGATCCAAAAAAAATTACAGTCTTGTATATGGGAATAGATCTAAACAGATTTAAACCTCAGTCAAAAGATACTGAAATGCTTAACAGACTAGGATTTAAAAAAAATGATTTTATTATTCTTTGCATCGGCAGATTGGTTTGGGAAAAGGGGATACAAGATGTCTTAAAATCGGTGGCAAGCATAATAAGAAAAAATTCAAAAGTTAAATTATTGATAGTCGGGGACGGTCCTATGTCTAAGAAAATTACTTCATTATCGAAAAAAATGAAAATTGATAAAAATATCAGATTAATTAAGAACTTTCCTTATCAAGATCTACCAAAAGTACATAACTTGGCTGATATCTTCGTCTTGCCAAGCATTCCAGTAAAACAATGGCAGGAACAATTTGGTATGGTTTTTATAGAGAGCATGGCATGCGCCAAACCAGTCATTTCTACATTATCAGGATCAATTCCTGAAGTTATCGGGGATGCGGGAATCTTAGTATCACCAGCAGATAGCTATGAATTGTCTAAAAAAATAGATTTATTGTATAAGAACAAGAATTTAAGGATTGAGTTAGGTACTAAAGCAAGAAAAAGAGCATTAGATCTATTTGACTGTCAAAAAGCTGGAGAAAAAATAAGTCAAATATTCCAAAAAGTTTACAATCAAAATTAA
- a CDS encoding glycosyltransferase family 1 protein: MAIKQLKIGIDVTGIHRVEKTGTETFIYNLIENLKLDRNNKYVLYSYYDLAPDFILPDNFSIRICKLKPSVGRDILMFLFWNVLSLPIMIAKDKLDIFLSTNQMGPLFCTTNLFTVIHDLSFLTQQECFNFKDRLIFKFFARLTILKSKKIFADSIATKNDLIKFYNVSHEKINVVYLGYDKNKFCLQKKSEIIRLKQKYNIDSEYMLFVGTLQKRKNIRNLILAFDLLKKKYEINEKLVIAGKKGWLYQDIFATIMEKKLENDVIFTDYVSKDDISPLLAGAKVFVLPSLYEGFGIPILESMATGTPVVASNISSLPEVTSDAAVLINNPNSVEEIAEKIKLIITDNNLRNDFSKRGLKRVNYFSWKKMSDEYLKVFNNYIR; this comes from the coding sequence ATGGCAATCAAGCAATTAAAAATCGGAATAGATGTTACTGGTATCCATAGAGTTGAAAAAACTGGTACTGAGACTTTTATTTATAATTTAATAGAAAATTTAAAACTTGATCGCAATAACAAGTATGTTTTGTATTCTTATTATGATTTGGCTCCTGATTTTATTTTGCCTGATAATTTTTCAATTAGAATATGTAAATTAAAACCATCAGTAGGAAGAGACATTCTAATGTTTTTATTTTGGAATGTTTTGTCTTTACCAATCATGATTGCGAAAGATAAGTTGGATATTTTTTTATCAACTAATCAGATGGGGCCTTTATTTTGTACAACAAATTTGTTTACTGTAATTCATGATCTTTCTTTTCTAACTCAACAGGAATGTTTTAATTTTAAAGACCGTTTGATTTTTAAATTTTTTGCTAGACTAACTATCCTAAAATCTAAGAAAATTTTTGCAGATTCGATTGCCACAAAAAATGATTTAATCAAGTTTTACAATGTTTCTCACGAAAAGATTAATGTCGTTTATTTGGGTTATGATAAAAATAAATTTTGCTTGCAAAAAAAGTCTGAAATCATTAGGTTAAAACAAAAATACAATATAGACTCTGAATATATGCTTTTTGTAGGCACTCTTCAAAAAAGAAAAAATATCAGAAATTTAATATTAGCTTTTGATTTACTGAAGAAAAAATATGAAATTAATGAAAAACTTGTAATCGCAGGCAAAAAAGGCTGGCTTTATCAAGATATTTTTGCAACTATTATGGAAAAAAAGTTAGAAAACGATGTAATATTCACTGATTATGTCTCTAAAGATGACATCTCTCCATTATTAGCCGGCGCAAAAGTTTTTGTTTTGCCATCTCTATACGAGGGTTTTGGTATTCCTATTTTGGAATCAATGGCTACTGGAACTCCTGTAGTTGCTTCAAATATTTCTTCACTACCAGAAGTTACATCTGATGCAGCAGTCTTAATTAACAATCCTAATTCAGTTGAAGAAATAGCCGAGAAGATTAAATTAATAATTACTGATAATAATTTAAGAAATGATTTTTCAAAGCGTGGCTTGAAGAGAGTAAATTACTTTTCCTGGAAGAAAATGTCTGATGAATACTTAAAAGTTTTTAATAATTATATTAGATAA
- the glf gene encoding UDP-galactopyranose mutase, with translation MLKYDYLVVGAGFAGSVIAERLASQLNKKVLIIDKRDHIGGNCFDCYDKSGVLIHKYGAHLFHTDKKEVFDYLSKFAKWHKYEHKVKACLKDVIYDMPINLNTINKFFGKDFDQKECKKYLDEIKVKIKKPKNAEEQVVSQVGWEIYESFFKNYTIKQWERHPKKLDALVTARVPIRLNTDDRYFEDPYQFMPKYGFTDLFKRILKHKNIEIKLKTDFKKIKDKIDYKTLIYTGCIDDFFEKKFGALPYRSLKFKFKNYNQPFYQDYTVINFPNEHKYTKAVEIKHATKQKIDKTTVGYEYPSRTGEQYYPVFEPKNQKLYNQYFKLASKLKNVYFIGRLAEYKYYDMDDVIFSSLNLFKKLKNKV, from the coding sequence ATGTTGAAATATGATTATCTTGTAGTTGGTGCGGGATTTGCTGGATCAGTGATTGCTGAAAGATTGGCATCGCAACTTAATAAAAAAGTTTTGATTATTGATAAAAGAGATCACATTGGAGGTAATTGTTTTGATTGTTATGATAAGTCTGGTGTGCTGATCCATAAATATGGTGCTCATTTATTTCATACTGATAAGAAAGAAGTTTTTGATTATTTATCAAAATTTGCAAAATGGCATAAATATGAACATAAAGTTAAGGCTTGTCTCAAAGATGTCATTTATGATATGCCGATTAATTTGAATACGATAAATAAATTTTTTGGTAAAGATTTTGATCAGAAAGAATGCAAAAAGTATTTAGATGAAATTAAGGTAAAGATTAAAAAACCTAAAAATGCAGAAGAACAAGTTGTTTCACAAGTTGGTTGGGAAATTTATGAAAGTTTTTTTAAGAATTACACTATTAAACAATGGGAAAGGCATCCGAAAAAATTAGATGCATTAGTAACTGCAAGAGTGCCAATAAGATTAAATACTGACGATCGATATTTTGAAGATCCGTACCAATTTATGCCAAAATATGGTTTTACTGATCTTTTTAAAAGGATATTGAAACATAAAAATATCGAGATTAAATTAAAAACTGATTTTAAAAAGATAAAAGATAAGATTGATTATAAAACTTTGATTTATACTGGTTGCATTGATGATTTTTTTGAAAAAAAATTTGGCGCGCTGCCCTATCGATCGTTAAAATTTAAATTTAAGAACTATAATCAACCTTTTTATCAAGATTATACTGTAATTAATTTTCCGAATGAACATAAATATACGAAAGCTGTTGAGATAAAACATGCAACTAAACAAAAGATAGATAAAACAACAGTTGGTTATGAATATCCGTCAAGAACTGGCGAGCAATATTATCCAGTTTTTGAACCAAAAAATCAAAAATTATATAATCAATATTTTAAATTAGCGTCTAAATTAAAGAATGTTTATTTTATTGGAAGATTGGCTGAATATAAATATTACGATATGGACGATGTCATTTTTAGTAGTTTAAATTTATTTAAAAAATTAAAAAATAAGGTTTAA
- a CDS encoding DUF1616 domain-containing protein produces MDPKQIIKFILIFLAILSIIALISSIWLGFANSFRLVFGIIYVLFIPGFVWSYVFFRRSGFDADTNADTTLINSSDEKNDGIDWVERIILSIALSLALVPLVIFFVNKIGVKINLLSVMIEIFGIILIGVTIIVVKNYISLSRK; encoded by the coding sequence ATGGATCCAAAACAAATCATTAAATTTATATTAATATTTCTAGCAATTTTGTCAATCATTGCTTTAATATCTTCTATTTGGCTTGGTTTTGCAAATTCTTTTAGATTGGTATTTGGAATTATTTATGTTTTATTTATTCCTGGTTTTGTGTGGAGCTATGTCTTTTTTCGTAGAAGCGGATTTGACGCTGATACTAACGCTGATACGACGCTGATAAATAGTTCTGACGAAAAAAATGACGGTATTGATTGGGTTGAAAGAATTATTTTATCTATTGCTTTATCTTTGGCTTTGGTGCCGTTAGTGATATTTTTTGTAAATAAGATTGGTGTAAAAATAAATCTGCTGAGTGTAATGATTGAAATTTTTGGAATTATTTTAATTGGGGTAACAATAATAGTTGTAAAGAATTATATAAGTTTAAGTAGAAAGTAG
- a CDS encoding glycosyltransferase family 1 protein, which yields MKIALDVRIAQFLPYSYRGFGYVAKNLTKSLLEKHSGNHEFFIIGYNNFSNFSILNLEKYTILKPLSFIDSNIYFNFYRNFQFIESYLLKKTLEKNNVDILLTFSTGDSDFRIQKGNYKVIRVFFDMIPLIFEKQYLRSEKLKKKYLNYLQSFTDSNAILAISESAKNDLLSKIKFDRNKVFVAYPGVDVRFDKLEKSNIKKYGIEGKYILHLGGYDFRKNVKMILESYNKLDLDIKNNYKLILAGKIPTNDKIELDSIISKLNLKKNVIFAGFIDNKDLPNLYRNAALFVFPSLYEGFGLPVADAMRFGCPVVTSDNSSLKEIANIGAILVDPLDTDSIKNAMTKILSDSDLRNELIKKSHENVKRFTWDRAALKTIDIFANL from the coding sequence ATGAAAATTGCTTTAGATGTTAGAATCGCGCAGTTTTTACCCTACTCTTACAGAGGCTTTGGTTACGTTGCAAAAAATTTGACAAAATCTTTGCTTGAAAAGCATTCTGGAAATCATGAATTCTTTATAATTGGATATAATAATTTTTCAAATTTTAGCATACTTAATTTAGAAAAATATACTATTTTAAAACCATTATCTTTTATTGATAGTAATATTTATTTTAATTTTTATAGAAATTTTCAGTTTATTGAAAGCTATCTACTTAAAAAAACTCTCGAAAAAAATAACGTTGATATTTTGTTGACTTTTTCTACTGGTGATAGCGATTTTAGAATTCAGAAAGGAAACTATAAAGTCATAAGAGTATTTTTTGATATGATTCCGCTGATTTTTGAAAAGCAATATTTAAGATCTGAAAAGTTGAAGAAAAAATATCTTAATTATTTGCAAAGTTTTACTGATTCTAATGCAATATTAGCAATTTCTGAAAGTGCTAAAAATGATTTACTTTCAAAAATTAAATTTGATAGAAATAAAGTTTTTGTTGCATATCCTGGAGTAGATGTTAGGTTCGATAAATTAGAAAAATCAAATATTAAGAAATACGGAATTGAAGGCAAATATATTCTTCATTTAGGCGGATATGATTTTAGAAAAAACGTTAAAATGATTCTTGAGTCCTACAATAAATTAGATTTAGATATTAAGAACAACTATAAATTAATTTTAGCTGGCAAGATTCCAACAAATGATAAAATTGAACTAGATAGTATTATTTCTAAATTAAATCTTAAAAAGAACGTTATTTTTGCAGGTTTTATTGATAATAAAGATCTTCCTAATTTGTATAGAAATGCTGCATTGTTTGTTTTTCCTTCTCTTTATGAAGGTTTTGGTTTGCCAGTAGCTGATGCAATGCGATTTGGATGTCCAGTTGTAACCTCTGACAATTCTTCATTAAAAGAGATTGCTAACATTGGAGCGATTTTAGTTGATCCGTTAGATACTGATTCAATAAAAAATGCGATGACAAAAATTCTATCCGATTCTGATCTTAGAAATGAATTAATTAAAAAATCCCACGAAAATGTTAAGAGATTTACATGGGATAGAGCTGCTTTAAAAACTATTGATATTTTTGCTAATCTTTAA
- a CDS encoding flippase, producing MEIAKTATKNVLFLFTADILSKIINFFYVVISARFLGVDDYGMLMFGMSFVEICGIGLDLGLSAILIREISKNESKMNSYFNNVLFIKIILILVTSLITGLILYFVNYGHDLNIIIVVLFITAIINSFALILTSVFQAFNKMQYVSIGRIVSTLVILIGAFFLIRIDVNANAVDFAFLYLASSIVLFLLSLLIYIFYFKAKIRFTFAKKHWLNIIKLALPFGISVIFVTIYYRIDSVMLKFFKGDSEVGLYNAAYNLIFALNFIQGIVITSIYPIMSKLFVSSREQLMKLFEISIRILAIFAFPIGVGTALLADRLILLIYGEKFIAASSSLRVLIWALVFMFLNVSIANLMNVVNLQKIVAYQIIIAAIFNIVANVFIIPKYGAAGASFTTVLSEILAFILLLCFSHKYNFKISRFTILSVLKIVVCTAIMGVFVYFVLNLNLFVVIILSAIVYSVLIYMFKVIDKNVIKLFLKLILNR from the coding sequence ATGGAAATAGCAAAGACTGCGACAAAAAATGTTTTGTTTTTATTTACAGCTGATATTCTTTCTAAGATTATCAATTTTTTTTATGTAGTAATTTCTGCTAGATTTTTAGGAGTTGATGACTACGGCATGCTAATGTTTGGCATGTCTTTTGTTGAAATTTGTGGTATTGGATTAGATCTTGGACTATCTGCAATTCTGATACGCGAGATTTCTAAAAACGAGTCAAAGATGAATTCCTATTTTAATAATGTTTTGTTCATTAAAATAATTTTAATTCTTGTCACGTCTTTAATCACTGGATTAATCTTATATTTTGTAAACTACGGACATGATTTAAATATTATAATTGTTGTTTTGTTTATTACAGCAATTATTAATTCGTTTGCATTAATTTTAACTTCAGTTTTTCAGGCATTTAATAAGATGCAGTATGTTTCAATTGGCAGAATTGTTTCGACTTTGGTTATTTTGATAGGTGCTTTCTTTTTGATCAGGATAGATGTTAATGCAAATGCTGTAGACTTTGCTTTTCTTTATCTCGCTTCTAGCATTGTTCTATTTCTTCTGTCATTATTGATTTATATTTTTTATTTTAAGGCAAAAATTAGATTTACTTTTGCAAAAAAACATTGGTTAAATATTATCAAGCTAGCTTTGCCGTTTGGTATCTCAGTAATATTTGTGACAATTTATTATCGTATTGATAGCGTAATGCTTAAATTTTTTAAAGGAGATAGCGAAGTCGGCTTGTATAATGCAGCTTATAATTTAATCTTTGCATTGAATTTTATACAAGGAATTGTTATTACATCGATATATCCGATAATGTCAAAACTTTTTGTATCGTCTCGAGAACAACTAATGAAATTGTTTGAAATATCAATCAGGATTTTGGCGATTTTTGCTTTTCCAATAGGAGTCGGAACAGCTCTACTAGCTGATAGACTTATTTTGCTTATCTATGGCGAAAAGTTTATTGCAGCTTCATCCTCACTGAGAGTTCTGATTTGGGCTTTAGTATTTATGTTCTTGAATGTATCCATCGCCAATCTTATGAATGTTGTTAATTTACAAAAAATAGTAGCTTATCAAATCATTATTGCAGCAATTTTTAATATTGTTGCCAACGTGTTTATTATTCCAAAGTATGGAGCTGCTGGTGCAAGCTTCACAACTGTTTTATCAGAAATATTAGCATTTATTTTACTACTTTGTTTTAGTCATAAATACAATTTTAAAATATCAAGATTTACTATTTTAAGTGTTTTGAAGATAGTTGTGTGTACTGCTATTATGGGTGTTTTTGTTTATTTTGTGTTGAATTTGAATCTTTTTGTTGTAATAATTTTAAGCGCTATCGTCTATTCTGTTTTAATATATATGTTTAAAGTTATTGATAAAAATGTTATAAAATTATTTTTAAAGCTAATCTTAAATAGATGA